One genomic window of Ciona intestinalis chromosome 7, KH, whole genome shotgun sequence includes the following:
- the LOC100182651 gene encoding E3 ubiquitin-protein ligase RNF4 isoform X1, which yields MSQNDFDSSVIEIPSITRRRSRIESNTSSGSGDVIIIESPTEGTNARATRRRRRSATSGQNEIVDLTCATETSSVSVDLVDLTLTPSDRSSNSRTQSRERTPTTQRRSRPLSSIRRSNPSQATSARRTDTARSSMASASRVMIPPETPTVIDPRFQNLPEINCPVCLETLKTILSQGNEIRSTVCGHVFCHNCISLAIRSSKKCPTCRRKLTLKNVHPLYLTIT from the exons ATGAGCCAAAACGACTTTGATTCAAGTGTGATAGAAATTCCTTCAATAACTAG GAGAAGATCGCGCATAGAATCGAACACTTCAAGTGGAagtggtgatgtcataattattgAGTCTCCGACTGAAGGAACAAATGCGAGAGCCACAAGGAGGCGACGAAGATCTGCAACATCCGGTCAAAATGAGATTG TCGACTTAACGTGTGCAACGGAAACTTCGAGTGTTTCAGTTGATCTTGTCGACCTTACTCTCACACCAAGTGATCGTTCAAGCAACTCAAGAACACAA TCCCGGGAAAGGACACCTACTACGCAGCGACGGTCGCGACCGTTATCGAGCATTCGTCGTTCAAATCCGTCACAAGCTACTTCTGCACGACGCACAGATACAGCAAGGTCTTCCATGGCATCTGCATCTCGTGTTATGATTCCCCCAGAAACACCGACAGTAATAGACCCAAGATTCCAAAACCTGCCTGAAATCAACTGCCCCGTTTGCCTCGAAACGTTAAAAACG ATTCTCAGCCAAGGCAACGAAATTCGTTCCACAGTCTGCGGTCACGTGTTCTGCCACAACTGCATTTCATTGGCCATCCGCAGCAGCAAAAAGTGTCCAACTTGCCGACGAAAACTGACTTTGAAAAATGTGCACCCACTTTACCTAACAATAACGTAA
- the LOC100182651 gene encoding E3 ubiquitin-protein ligase RNF4 isoform X2 — translation MVSRYRHMLGLKTAREVMEEILLDAGYQEDINNNQGENTAEVDLTCATETSSVSVDLVDLTLTPSDRSSNSRTQSRERTPTTQRRSRPLSSIRRSNPSQATSARRTDTARSSMASASRVMIPPETPTVIDPRFQNLPEINCPVCLETLKTILSQGNEIRSTVCGHVFCHNCISLAIRSSKKCPTCRRKLTLKNVHPLYLTIT, via the exons ATGGTATCCCGTTACCGTCATATGTTAGGCCTTAAAACAGCCAGGGAAGTTATGGAAGAAATCCTTTTAGACGCTGGTTATCAAGAGGATATAAACAACAACCAAGGCGAGAACACCGCAGAGG TCGACTTAACGTGTGCAACGGAAACTTCGAGTGTTTCAGTTGATCTTGTCGACCTTACTCTCACACCAAGTGATCGTTCAAGCAACTCAAGAACACAA TCCCGGGAAAGGACACCTACTACGCAGCGACGGTCGCGACCGTTATCGAGCATTCGTCGTTCAAATCCGTCACAAGCTACTTCTGCACGACGCACAGATACAGCAAGGTCTTCCATGGCATCTGCATCTCGTGTTATGATTCCCCCAGAAACACCGACAGTAATAGACCCAAGATTCCAAAACCTGCCTGAAATCAACTGCCCCGTTTGCCTCGAAACGTTAAAAACG ATTCTCAGCCAAGGCAACGAAATTCGTTCCACAGTCTGCGGTCACGTGTTCTGCCACAACTGCATTTCATTGGCCATCCGCAGCAGCAAAAAGTGTCCAACTTGCCGACGAAAACTGACTTTGAAAAATGTGCACCCACTTTACCTAACAATAACGTAA
- the LOC100180305 gene encoding U6 snRNA-associated Sm-like protein LSm7, translated as MGDKRKKESILDLSKYLDRPIRVKFHGGREASGVLKGFDPLLNLVLDSTTETLRDPDDPYKLSDDTRALGLTVCRGTSVVLICPQDGMEEIPNPFVQHT; from the exons ATGGGG gaCAAAAGGAAGAAGGAAAGTATTTTGGATCTTTCAAAGTATCTTGATCGACCAATCAGAGTAAAGTTCCATGGAGGGAGAGAGG CAAGTGGTGTGCTGAAAGGTTTCGATCCGCTGCTTAATTTGGTGCTTGACAGTACAACAGAGACTTTAAGAG ATCCAGATGACCCTTACAAGCTGAGTGATGATACGAGGGCATTGGGGCTTACTGTGTGTAGAGGCACTTCTGTGGTTTTAATTTGCCCACAAGATGGCATGGAAGAGATACCAAATCCGTTTGTTCAGCACACATGA